One genomic region from Streptomyces sp. Li-HN-5-11 encodes:
- a CDS encoding DNA polymerase III subunit alpha, with protein sequence MTGFAHLHVASGYSARYGASHPEQLVRRAAERGVSALALTDRDTVTGAVRFAQACTKDGVRPIFGVDLAVEALAPPPPAQRRRTPVRGGAHVVEPPLRFVLLAQNRAGWARLCRITSAAHVGAVSGTAPVVPWEALREYGGPGLAVLLGPLSEPVRALSVGREDVAMKLLAPWKEVFGREVRLEVVAQKRSCIGPGSLRLAARTLALADRTRTTAVLSNAVRYADPDQHRLADVLDAARLLRPIDRRHLDTGQRWLKDEQGMETVARMITECAGADSRRTRRLMADTATTAAACALDPVADLGLGARHFPEPFLFGANPRAGGAAQLLRRRCEAGMARRGLDRDRAALDRLDEELKVISTLDYDSYFLAVGQAVADIRAKGIRVAARGSGAGSMVCHALDIATANPLDHRLLFERFLSERRASLPDIDIDVESARRLECYDTIFERFGKERVAVTAMPETYRARRALRDTGLALGIAPAEVDRIAKSFPHLRASDITGALAELPELRELAAEAHRYGPLWELAEGLDSLIHGMAMHPCGVVISDATLLDRLPVQPTPQGDYPMAMAAKEEIEALGNIKLDVLGVRMQSAMAHAVAEIERTTGSHIDLDDPRQVPLDDVFAFKLIQDSRTLGLFQLESPGQQDLLSRLQPRNPQDVIADISLFRPGPVAGGMPERYIAARHGDTPAYAHPDLEPVLADTYGVTIWHEQIIEILSVMTGCDYALAEIARRALGEKDRLPDIKDWFHGLARARGYSAAVRDEVWKTVEAFGAYGFCRAHAVAFAVPALQSAWLKAHYPAFLLAGLLEHDPGMWPKRVLVADARRGGVQILPVDVNRSQVKHTVEKADGDQWGVRLALSAVHGISEEECARIEEGQPYGSLSDFWQRGRPSRPVAERLAGIGALTCLHDGRLTRRDLLLQIAELHRQSRTRSAHEGQLPIAAGAVGGAEPSGLPEMTGREALSAELSTLGIDVSRHLMEHHHRLLREIGATDAAHLAGMRAGQQVLVAGVRASTQTPPIASGRRVIFVTLEDGSGLVDLAFFEDSHPACAHTVFHSGLLLVRGTVQVRGTRRTVVGTMAWDLDEIAAARRDNGPGAALALLGESHPHSTPAQPHRTLVNGTTGARLHPYADLQPAGTRSADLKKFGHRSPGSAG encoded by the coding sequence ATGACGGGCTTCGCTCATCTGCATGTCGCGTCCGGTTACTCCGCCCGCTACGGCGCCTCCCACCCCGAGCAGCTGGTCCGGCGGGCGGCCGAGCGGGGCGTGTCCGCTCTCGCGCTCACCGACCGGGACACGGTCACCGGCGCTGTGCGGTTTGCGCAGGCCTGCACGAAGGACGGGGTTCGGCCGATCTTCGGTGTCGATCTTGCGGTGGAGGCCCTTGCGCCACCGCCGCCCGCCCAGCGTCGCCGCACACCGGTGCGTGGGGGCGCACACGTCGTCGAACCGCCGTTGCGGTTCGTGCTGCTCGCACAGAACCGGGCGGGGTGGGCGCGGCTGTGCCGCATCACGTCGGCCGCCCATGTGGGGGCGGTGTCGGGTACGGCCCCGGTGGTGCCGTGGGAGGCGTTGCGCGAGTACGGCGGTCCCGGACTGGCCGTGCTGCTGGGGCCGCTCTCGGAGCCGGTACGGGCGCTGTCGGTGGGGCGGGAGGACGTCGCGATGAAGCTGCTGGCGCCCTGGAAGGAGGTCTTCGGGAGGGAGGTCCGACTGGAAGTTGTTGCGCAGAAACGTTCCTGCATCGGTCCGGGATCCCTGCGCCTGGCCGCCCGCACCCTCGCCCTCGCCGACCGCACCCGCACCACCGCCGTGCTCTCCAACGCCGTCCGCTACGCCGACCCCGACCAGCACCGCCTCGCCGACGTCCTGGACGCCGCACGGCTGCTGCGCCCCATCGACCGCCGCCACCTGGACACCGGACAGCGCTGGCTCAAGGACGAGCAAGGAATGGAGACCGTCGCGCGGATGATCACCGAATGCGCCGGAGCGGACAGCCGCCGCACCCGCCGGTTGATGGCGGACACCGCCACCACGGCCGCCGCGTGCGCCCTCGACCCGGTGGCGGACCTCGGACTCGGCGCCCGGCACTTCCCGGAACCGTTCCTCTTCGGTGCCAACCCCCGAGCGGGCGGAGCCGCACAGCTGCTGCGCCGACGGTGCGAGGCGGGCATGGCCCGACGCGGCCTCGACCGAGACCGAGCGGCCCTCGACCGGCTGGACGAAGAACTCAAGGTGATCTCCACGCTGGACTACGACTCGTACTTCCTCGCGGTCGGCCAGGCCGTCGCCGACATCCGCGCCAAGGGCATCCGGGTCGCCGCCCGCGGCTCCGGCGCAGGGTCGATGGTCTGCCACGCGCTGGACATCGCCACCGCCAACCCGCTCGACCACCGCCTGCTGTTCGAACGCTTCCTCAGCGAGCGCCGGGCCTCGCTGCCCGACATCGACATCGACGTGGAATCCGCCCGCCGCCTGGAGTGCTACGACACGATCTTCGAACGGTTCGGCAAGGAACGGGTGGCGGTCACCGCGATGCCCGAGACCTACCGCGCCCGCCGCGCCCTGCGCGACACCGGCCTCGCGCTCGGGATCGCCCCGGCCGAGGTCGACCGGATCGCCAAGAGCTTCCCGCACCTGCGCGCCTCCGACATCACTGGCGCCCTCGCCGAACTGCCTGAACTGCGCGAACTGGCCGCCGAGGCCCACCGGTACGGACCGCTGTGGGAGCTCGCCGAAGGTCTCGACTCCCTGATTCACGGCATGGCCATGCACCCCTGCGGCGTGGTCATCAGCGACGCCACCCTCCTGGACCGGCTGCCGGTGCAGCCCACCCCCCAGGGCGACTACCCGATGGCCATGGCCGCCAAGGAGGAGATCGAGGCGCTGGGCAACATCAAACTCGACGTCCTGGGCGTGCGGATGCAGTCCGCGATGGCCCACGCCGTCGCCGAGATCGAACGGACCACCGGCAGCCACATCGACCTCGACGATCCCCGGCAGGTGCCGCTCGACGACGTCTTCGCGTTCAAGCTCATCCAGGACAGCCGGACCCTGGGTCTGTTCCAGCTGGAGTCGCCCGGCCAGCAGGACCTGCTGTCCCGGCTGCAGCCCCGCAACCCGCAGGACGTCATCGCCGACATCAGCCTCTTCCGCCCCGGCCCGGTCGCCGGCGGCATGCCCGAGCGCTACATCGCCGCCCGCCACGGCGACACGCCCGCCTACGCCCACCCGGATCTGGAACCGGTGCTCGCCGACACCTACGGCGTGACCATCTGGCACGAGCAGATCATCGAGATCCTCTCGGTGATGACCGGCTGCGACTACGCGCTGGCGGAGATCGCCCGGCGGGCGCTCGGCGAGAAGGACCGACTGCCCGACATCAAGGACTGGTTCCACGGCCTGGCCCGTGCGCGCGGCTACAGCGCGGCCGTCCGGGACGAGGTCTGGAAGACCGTCGAGGCCTTCGGCGCCTACGGCTTCTGCCGCGCCCACGCGGTCGCGTTCGCCGTACCGGCTCTGCAGAGCGCCTGGCTCAAGGCGCACTACCCGGCGTTCCTGCTGGCCGGTCTCCTTGAACACGACCCCGGTATGTGGCCCAAGCGGGTCCTGGTCGCCGACGCCCGCCGGGGCGGCGTGCAGATCCTGCCCGTCGACGTCAACCGCTCCCAGGTGAAGCACACCGTGGAGAAGGCGGACGGAGACCAGTGGGGGGTGCGGCTCGCGCTGTCCGCGGTGCACGGCATCAGCGAGGAGGAGTGCGCCCGGATCGAGGAGGGGCAGCCGTACGGATCACTGTCGGACTTCTGGCAGCGGGGCCGTCCCAGCAGGCCGGTCGCCGAACGCCTCGCCGGGATCGGCGCCCTGACCTGTCTTCACGACGGCCGGCTCACCCGGCGTGATCTGCTGCTCCAGATCGCCGAGTTGCACCGGCAGTCCCGCACCCGTTCCGCGCACGAGGGCCAACTGCCCATCGCCGCGGGCGCGGTCGGCGGGGCGGAGCCGAGCGGGCTGCCGGAGATGACCGGACGCGAGGCCCTGAGCGCCGAGCTGAGCACCCTCGGCATCGACGTCTCCCGGCACCTGATGGAGCACCACCACCGGCTGCTGCGCGAGATCGGCGCGACCGACGCGGCCCACCTGGCCGGCATGCGCGCCGGGCAGCAGGTCCTCGTCGCCGGCGTACGCGCCTCCACCCAGACCCCGCCGATCGCCAGCGGTCGGCGCGTCATCTTCGTCACCCTGGAGGACGGCTCCGGCCTGGTCGACCTGGCCTTCTTCGAGGACTCCCACCCGGCCTGCGCGCACACCGTCTTCCACAGCGGGCTGCTGCTGGTGCGCGGCACGGTCCAGGTGCGCGGCACCCGCCGTACCGTCGTCGGCACCATGGCCTGGGATCTGGACGAGATCGCCGCCGCCCGCCGCGACAACGGTCCCGGGGCCGCACTCGCCCTCCTCGGCGAGAGCCACCCGCACTCGACCCCGGCCCAGCCGCACCGCACCCTGGTCAACGGCACCACCGGTGCTCGCCTGCACCCGTACGCCGACCTCCAGCCCGCCGGCACCCGATCGGCCGACCTGAAGAAGTTCGGCCACCGCAGTCCAGGGAGCGCAGGATGA
- a CDS encoding LysR substrate-binding domain-containing protein — translation MPALPGPPRWTVRRPLVWAIGQDVDVTADPLPVVLFSNTCAWRTSALEALESAERPWRVAFESNSLVGVLAAVRAGLGVAALMPTNLEPAMACHDGDALPALPDVELGLARHPRSEGDPLIDAVEAVLRRMI, via the coding sequence GTGCCCGCCCTTCCCGGACCGCCGCGCTGGACGGTACGCCGCCCGCTGGTCTGGGCGATCGGCCAGGATGTGGACGTGACCGCCGATCCGCTGCCGGTGGTGTTGTTCTCGAACACCTGCGCCTGGCGTACGTCGGCGCTGGAAGCCCTGGAGAGCGCCGAGCGGCCCTGGCGGGTCGCGTTCGAAAGCAACAGCCTGGTCGGTGTGCTCGCCGCCGTACGGGCCGGGCTCGGCGTCGCGGCGCTTATGCCCACGAACCTTGAACCTGCTATGGCCTGCCACGACGGTGACGCCCTACCCGCCCTGCCGGACGTCGAACTCGGCCTCGCACGGCACCCGCGATCCGAAGGCGATCCGCTGATCGACGCTGTCGAGGCCGTGCTGCGACGCATGATCTGA
- a CDS encoding slipin family protein has protein sequence MVEELVAAGATLACAGAVYVTAAARVVKQYERGVVFRLGRLRPEVCGPGFTMIVPFVDRLRKVNMQIVTMPVPAQEGITRDNVTVRVDAVVYFKVIDAADAVVEVEDYRFAVSQMAQTSLRSIIGKSELDDLLADREKLNQGLELMIDSPAVGWGVQIDRVEIKDVSLPETMKRSMARQAEADRERRARVINADAELQASKKLAEAAQQMADTPAALQLRLLQTVTAVAAEKNSTLVLPFPVELLRFLEKAQQQLPAAPAASEPHADAASAGAKSGQARTSPEDGPVTHP, from the coding sequence ATGGTCGAGGAGCTGGTGGCGGCGGGAGCGACGCTCGCGTGCGCCGGAGCGGTGTACGTGACGGCGGCCGCACGGGTCGTCAAGCAGTACGAGCGGGGTGTGGTGTTCCGGCTCGGCAGGCTGCGCCCGGAGGTGTGCGGCCCGGGCTTCACCATGATCGTCCCGTTCGTGGACCGGCTCCGCAAGGTCAACATGCAGATCGTGACGATGCCCGTGCCGGCGCAGGAGGGCATCACGCGCGACAACGTGACCGTGCGGGTGGACGCGGTGGTGTACTTCAAGGTGATCGACGCGGCGGACGCGGTCGTCGAGGTGGAGGACTACCGGTTCGCCGTCTCGCAGATGGCGCAGACGTCCCTGCGCTCGATCATCGGCAAGAGCGAACTGGACGACCTGCTGGCGGACCGCGAAAAGCTCAACCAGGGACTGGAGCTGATGATCGACAGCCCGGCGGTCGGGTGGGGCGTGCAGATCGACCGGGTGGAGATCAAGGACGTGTCGCTGCCCGAGACCATGAAGCGCTCCATGGCGCGGCAGGCCGAGGCCGACCGCGAGCGCCGGGCGCGGGTCATCAACGCCGACGCCGAACTGCAGGCGTCGAAGAAGCTCGCCGAGGCCGCGCAGCAGATGGCGGACACACCTGCGGCCCTGCAACTGCGGCTGCTGCAGACGGTGACGGCGGTCGCCGCCGAGAAGAACTCCACGCTCGTGCTGCCGTTCCCGGTCGAACTGCTGCGGTTTCTGGAGAAGGCGCAGCAGCAACTCCCCGCGGCGCCCGCGGCGTCGGAGCCTCACGCGGACGCCGCCTCAGCAGGGGCGAAATCAGGACAGGCCCGGACCTCGCCGGAAGACGGGCCGGTTACTCACCCGTAA
- a CDS encoding S1 family peptidase, whose protein sequence is MRIKRTTPRSGITRRTRLLAVVSGLAAAAAFAVPSANASDTTAFSSAQLTKASDSVLKADVPGTAWVVDSKTNRVVVTVDSRVSQAQIDRIKKQAGANAGALSIKHTPGRFNKLISGGDAIYASSWRCSLGFNVQDSSGNYYFLTAGHCTDGAGTWWTSTSHSTTLGTTAGSSFPGNDYGIVRYTNSSVAKSGTVGSVDIKSAATPSVGTTVYRRGSTTGIHSGRVTALNATVNYGSGDIVYGLIQTTVCAEPGDSGGPLYSNSGVAYGLTSGGSGDCTSGGTTFFQPVTEALSAYGVHVY, encoded by the coding sequence GTGAGGATCAAGCGCACCACCCCCCGCAGTGGCATCACGAGACGGACCCGGCTGCTCGCCGTCGTCTCCGGACTCGCGGCCGCCGCCGCGTTCGCGGTCCCCAGCGCGAACGCGTCCGACACGACCGCCTTCAGCAGCGCCCAGCTCACCAAGGCGAGCGACTCGGTGCTCAAGGCCGACGTCCCGGGCACCGCCTGGGTGGTCGACAGCAAGACCAACCGGGTCGTCGTCACCGTCGACAGCAGGGTCTCCCAGGCTCAGATCGACCGGATCAAGAAGCAGGCGGGGGCCAACGCCGGCGCCCTGAGCATCAAGCACACGCCGGGCAGGTTCAACAAGCTCATCTCCGGCGGCGACGCCATCTACGCGAGCAGCTGGCGCTGCTCCCTGGGCTTCAACGTCCAGGACTCCAGCGGCAACTACTACTTCCTGACCGCCGGTCACTGCACCGACGGCGCGGGCACCTGGTGGACGAGCACGTCGCACTCGACCACCCTCGGTACCACCGCCGGCTCCTCCTTCCCCGGCAACGACTACGGCATCGTGCGCTACACCAACAGCTCGGTGGCCAAGTCGGGCACCGTGGGCAGCGTGGACATCAAGAGCGCGGCCACCCCCTCCGTCGGCACCACCGTCTACCGCCGCGGCTCCACGACCGGCATCCACAGCGGCCGTGTCACCGCGCTCAACGCGACGGTCAACTACGGTTCCGGCGACATCGTCTACGGCCTCATCCAGACCACGGTCTGCGCCGAGCCCGGCGACTCCGGCGGCCCGCTCTACTCCAACAGCGGTGTCGCCTACGGCCTGACCTCCGGCGGCAGCGGCGACTGCACCTCCGGCGGTACGACCTTCTTCCAGCCGGTCACCGAGGCGCTGAGCGCGTACGGGGTCCACGTCTACTGA
- a CDS encoding DUF5685 family protein: protein MFGIVRPCRHRLGESLSVQWMAHLCGLCLALRGDHGQFARVVTNYDGLLISVLTEAQAGGVGGAAGAGRGGSGGGRRTAGPCPLRGMRTASVARGEGARLAAAVSLVLASAKVRDHVADGDGLLARRPVALAARRVAGSWARAGARTGADVGFDTAVLLDAVDRQTGIESLAGPGTPILTVTEPTETATAAAFAHTAVLTGRPGNAEPLAEAGRLFGRLAHLLDAVEDRETDAARGAWNPLTATGTSLAEARRLADDAVHGIRLALRDVDFDDGRLAHLLLAHELVRSVDRAFGTESCGHVPEGAFGPPQGPYAPHDPTPGHPHAPRPPHGPDKRGLWAGCAAAVGLCCTCKVCCADEFEGPWSRRKREGWCSDCDCDCCEACECCECCECCSCCDCGL from the coding sequence GTGTTCGGAATCGTCAGGCCCTGCCGCCACCGGCTCGGTGAAAGTCTCAGCGTCCAGTGGATGGCCCATCTGTGCGGGCTGTGCCTCGCGTTGCGTGGCGACCACGGTCAGTTCGCGCGTGTCGTGACCAACTACGACGGACTTCTGATATCCGTCCTGACGGAGGCCCAGGCAGGCGGAGTCGGCGGAGCGGCCGGAGCGGGCAGGGGAGGCAGTGGCGGAGGACGGCGTACGGCGGGGCCCTGCCCGCTGCGCGGCATGCGCACCGCGTCCGTCGCCCGGGGTGAGGGCGCGCGGCTGGCGGCGGCCGTCTCGCTGGTGCTCGCCTCGGCCAAGGTGCGCGACCACGTCGCCGACGGCGACGGGCTGCTGGCCCGCCGGCCGGTGGCGCTCGCGGCGCGCCGGGTCGCCGGGAGCTGGGCGCGCGCGGGCGCCCGTACCGGTGCCGATGTCGGCTTCGACACGGCGGTACTCCTCGACGCGGTGGACCGGCAGACCGGCATCGAGTCGCTCGCCGGGCCCGGTACGCCGATCCTGACGGTGACCGAGCCGACCGAGACCGCGACCGCGGCGGCCTTCGCCCACACCGCGGTCCTCACCGGACGGCCGGGCAACGCCGAACCGCTCGCCGAGGCAGGGCGCCTCTTCGGACGGCTGGCGCATCTGCTGGACGCGGTGGAGGACCGTGAGACCGACGCCGCCCGCGGTGCCTGGAATCCCCTCACCGCGACCGGCACCTCGCTCGCAGAGGCCCGGCGTCTCGCCGACGACGCGGTGCACGGCATCCGGCTCGCCCTGCGCGACGTGGACTTCGACGACGGCCGGCTCGCCCATCTGCTGCTGGCCCACGAACTCGTACGCTCCGTCGACCGGGCCTTCGGCACGGAGTCCTGCGGGCACGTGCCCGAGGGCGCGTTCGGTCCGCCCCAGGGCCCGTACGCGCCCCACGACCCCACCCCGGGGCATCCCCATGCCCCGCGCCCTCCCCACGGCCCGGACAAGCGGGGCTTGTGGGCGGGGTGTGCGGCTGCCGTCGGGCTGTGCTGCACCTGCAAGGTGTGCTGCGCCGACGAGTTCGAGGGGCCGTGGTCGAGGAGGAAGCGCGAGGGCTGGTGCAGCGACTGTGACTGCGACTGCTGCGAGGCATGCGAGTGCTGCGAGTGCTGTGAATGCTGTTCGTGCTGCGACTGTGGGCTGTGA
- a CDS encoding cell division protein SepF: MGSVRKASAWLGLVDDNDDERYYDDDYSEGTESGDAWVTDPRVKVAADSAEEKGRRIGTVTPDSFRDARAIGELFREGVPVIVNLTAMEPADAKRVVDFAAGLVFGLRGSIDRVSTRVFLLSPADTEIVSGDPGAHRSDGFFNQS; this comes from the coding sequence ATGGGATCGGTACGCAAGGCGAGTGCGTGGCTCGGCCTCGTCGACGACAACGATGACGAGCGCTACTACGACGACGACTACTCCGAGGGCACCGAGTCCGGGGACGCCTGGGTCACCGACCCCCGGGTGAAGGTGGCCGCGGACTCGGCCGAGGAGAAGGGCCGCCGGATCGGCACGGTGACCCCGGACAGCTTCCGGGACGCCCGCGCCATCGGCGAGCTGTTCAGGGAGGGTGTGCCCGTCATCGTGAACCTGACGGCCATGGAGCCCGCCGACGCCAAGCGCGTGGTCGACTTCGCGGCCGGGCTCGTGTTCGGTCTGCGCGGTTCCATCGACCGCGTGTCCACCCGCGTGTTCCTGCTCTCCCCCGCCGACACCGAGATCGTCAGCGGGGACCCGGGAGCACACCGGTCGGACGGGTTCTTCAACCAGAGCTGA
- a CDS encoding acyl-CoA dehydrogenase family protein, with translation MPASLPPFDPADPLGLDDLLDPEDLAIRDTVRSWAADRVLPHVAEWYESGELPGVRELARELGALGALGMSLSGYGCAGATAVQYGLACLELEAADSGIRSLVSVQGSLAMYAIHRFGSEEQKQRWLPRMAAGEVIGCFGLTEPDHGSDPASMRTHAKRDGTDWVLSGRKMWITNGSVAGVAVVWAQTEDGIRGFVVPAGTPGFSAPEIKHKWSLRASVTSELVLDDVRLPADAVLPEVTGLRGPLSCLSHARYGIVWGAMGAARSCFEAAVDYATSREQFGRPIGGFQLTQAKLADMAVELHKGILLAHHLGRRMDAGRLRPEQVSFGKLNNVREAIEICRTARTILGANGISLEYPVMRHATNLESVLTYEGTVEMHQLVLGKALTGLDAFR, from the coding sequence ATGCCGGCGTCACTGCCCCCGTTCGACCCCGCCGACCCCCTCGGTCTCGACGATCTGCTCGACCCGGAGGACCTGGCCATCCGCGACACCGTGCGGAGCTGGGCCGCCGACCGCGTCCTGCCGCACGTCGCCGAGTGGTACGAGAGCGGCGAGCTGCCCGGCGTCCGGGAGCTGGCCCGCGAGCTCGGCGCCCTCGGCGCCCTCGGGATGTCGCTCAGCGGATACGGGTGCGCCGGCGCCACCGCGGTCCAGTACGGGCTCGCCTGCCTGGAACTCGAGGCCGCCGACTCCGGGATCCGCTCCCTCGTCTCCGTGCAGGGCTCCCTCGCCATGTACGCCATCCACCGCTTCGGCAGCGAGGAGCAGAAGCAGCGGTGGCTGCCCCGGATGGCGGCCGGCGAGGTGATCGGCTGTTTCGGCCTCACCGAGCCCGACCACGGATCCGACCCCGCCTCCATGCGGACGCACGCCAAACGTGACGGCACCGACTGGGTGCTCAGCGGCCGCAAGATGTGGATCACCAACGGCTCCGTCGCCGGTGTCGCCGTCGTCTGGGCGCAGACGGAGGACGGAATCCGCGGCTTCGTCGTCCCCGCCGGCACCCCCGGATTCTCCGCCCCCGAGATCAAGCACAAGTGGTCGCTGCGGGCCAGCGTCACCAGCGAGCTGGTCCTGGACGACGTACGGCTGCCCGCCGACGCCGTACTGCCCGAGGTCACCGGGTTGCGCGGACCGCTCAGCTGTCTCTCCCACGCCCGCTACGGCATCGTCTGGGGCGCCATGGGCGCGGCCCGCTCCTGCTTCGAGGCCGCCGTCGACTACGCGACGTCGCGCGAGCAGTTCGGCAGGCCCATCGGCGGTTTCCAGCTCACCCAGGCCAAACTCGCCGACATGGCGGTCGAACTGCACAAGGGAATACTGCTCGCCCACCATCTGGGGCGGCGCATGGACGCCGGCCGCCTGCGTCCCGAGCAGGTCAGCTTCGGCAAGCTCAACAACGTACGGGAGGCGATCGAGATCTGCCGTACGGCGCGGACGATTCTCGGCGCCAACGGGATCTCCCTCGAGTATCCCGTGATGCGGCACGCGACCAACCTCGAGTCGGTGCTCACCTACGAGGGCACCGTCGAGATGCACCAGCTCGTGCTGGGCAAGGCGCTCACCGGTCTTGACGCCTTCCGGTGA
- a CDS encoding MFS transporter: MSGTTTAAAQLRRRAAGAGANRWVVLVVLCVSLLLVAVDATVLHVAVPAVTEDLRPGAIELLWIVDTYPLVCASLLILFGTLGDRVGRRRILLIGYALFGVASAMAAFSPNPVLLILARGLLGVGGAMIMPATLSILRQVFPGRRERALAIGIWSAVAAVGAAVGPLLGGFLLEHFWWGSVFLVNIPLMLVSLPVGRLLLPESTGDRDGPWDVVGALMAAGGLFCAVLGVKRLGGGEPALSVLTLGPLVLGAVLLVTFVRRQRRRTHPLIDLRMFARPAFGTAVGCIVLAMLALVGLELIAAQYLQLVLGLSPLETGLRLLPLTFAAMGAGLAGARMLRRFGPRRMVCFGFCLTAAAVAVLTAMGAEDDTGLLLCGFVLLGFGLETTLFGAYESMLSEAPAAQAGGAAAIGETSYQLGAGMGIALLGTVMNAAYAPGLAHVPGVPARASGAASHSLGEAYEVAARLGGPAGDALRLAARNSFVHGLHVTLLVSAGLLLLGAVMALRLPRVMQCEAEEAPVEVPAQREAERPRVSA; this comes from the coding sequence ATGTCCGGGACGACCACGGCCGCCGCTCAGCTGCGCCGTCGGGCGGCCGGGGCCGGTGCCAACCGCTGGGTCGTCCTGGTCGTCCTCTGCGTCAGCCTGCTGCTGGTCGCCGTGGACGCCACCGTGCTGCACGTGGCGGTGCCCGCCGTCACCGAGGACCTCAGGCCCGGCGCCATCGAACTGCTCTGGATCGTCGACACCTACCCCCTCGTCTGCGCCTCGCTGCTGATCCTCTTCGGCACGCTGGGCGACCGGGTGGGCCGCAGACGGATCCTGCTGATCGGGTACGCCCTCTTCGGAGTGGCCTCCGCCATGGCGGCCTTCTCCCCGAACCCCGTGCTGCTGATCCTCGCCCGGGGGCTGCTCGGTGTCGGCGGCGCGATGATCATGCCGGCGACGCTGTCGATCCTGCGGCAGGTCTTTCCCGGCCGGCGCGAGCGGGCGCTGGCGATCGGCATCTGGAGCGCGGTCGCCGCGGTGGGCGCGGCGGTCGGCCCGCTGCTCGGCGGCTTCCTGCTGGAGCACTTCTGGTGGGGGTCGGTCTTCCTCGTCAACATCCCGCTGATGCTGGTCAGCCTGCCGGTGGGCCGGCTGCTGCTGCCGGAGTCGACCGGCGACCGCGACGGGCCCTGGGACGTCGTGGGCGCGCTGATGGCGGCGGGCGGGCTGTTCTGCGCGGTGCTGGGGGTCAAGCGGCTCGGCGGCGGCGAGCCGGCGCTGAGCGTGCTCACCCTGGGGCCGCTGGTGCTGGGCGCGGTCCTGCTGGTGACGTTCGTGCGGCGGCAGCGGCGCCGGACGCATCCGCTGATCGATCTGCGGATGTTCGCCCGGCCGGCGTTCGGCACGGCGGTCGGCTGCATCGTGCTGGCGATGCTGGCGCTGGTCGGTCTGGAGCTGATCGCGGCGCAGTACCTGCAGCTGGTGCTCGGACTGTCGCCGCTCGAGACGGGGCTGCGGCTGCTGCCGCTGACCTTCGCCGCGATGGGAGCGGGGCTGGCGGGGGCGCGCATGCTGCGGCGGTTCGGGCCGCGGCGGATGGTGTGCTTCGGGTTCTGCCTGACCGCTGCCGCGGTGGCGGTGCTGACGGCGATGGGCGCGGAGGACGACACCGGGCTGCTGCTGTGCGGCTTCGTGCTGCTCGGCTTCGGCCTGGAGACGACGCTGTTCGGGGCGTACGAGTCGATGCTGAGCGAGGCGCCGGCGGCGCAGGCGGGCGGGGCCGCGGCGATCGGGGAGACGTCGTACCAGCTGGGCGCGGGAATGGGGATCGCCCTGCTGGGCACGGTGATGAACGCGGCGTACGCGCCCGGTCTCGCGCATGTGCCGGGGGTCCCGGCCAGGGCGTCGGGGGCTGCCTCGCACTCGCTGGGGGAGGCGTACGAGGTCGCCGCACGGCTGGGCGGCCCGGCCGGGGACGCCCTGCGGCTCGCGGCCCGGAACTCCTTTGTGCACGGACTGCATGTGACGCTGCTGGTGAGCGCGGGGCTGTTGCTGCTGGGAGCGGTGATGGCGCTGCGGTTGCCGAGGGTGATGCAGTGCGAGGCGGAGGAGGCGCCGGTGGAGGTGCCGGCGCAGCGGGAGGCCGAACGGCCCCGCGTCTCCGCGTGA